The genomic segment cctgaggaaaaacaccatgttagcagttttagtggaggagctgaagaagactggactccaagctgctcctgctgatcactgctatgctggacctgaagatgtggcctgtgatgtctgcaccgggaggaaactgaaagcctgtaagtcctgtctgcaatgtctggcctcttactgtgagaaacacctccagcctcattttgaagtagctccattaaagaaacacaagctggtggagccctccaagaagctccaggagaacgtctgctctcgtcataatgaggaaatgaaagtattttgtcgtactgatcagcagtctatctgtctcctctgtttaatggacgaacacaaaggtcacgacacagtctcagctgcagcagaaaggagcgagaagcagagagagctcggggtgagtcgacaaaacatccagcagagaatccaggacagagagaaagatgtgaagctgctccaacaggagatggaggctatcaatggctctgctgataaaacagtggggaacagtgagaagatcttcactgagctgatccgtctcatggagaaaagacgctctgatgtgaagcagcaggtcagatcccagcagcaaactgaagtgagtcgagtcagagagcttcaggagaagctggagcaggagatcactgagctgaagaggaaagacgctgaactggagaagctctcacacacagaagatcacaaccagtttctacacgactacccctcactgtcaccactcagtgaatctacacactcatccagcatcaagatccgtcctctgaggtactttgaggatgtgacagcggctgtgtcagaagtcagagataaactacaggacgtcctgagagagaaatggacaaacatctcacagacagtgactgaagtggatgttttactgtcagaaccagagaacatgaccagagctgagttcttaaaatattcatgtgacatcacactggatccaaacacagcacaaacactgctgttattatctgatgagaacagaaaagtaacattaatgACAGAACatcagtcttattctagtcacccagacagattcactgattggtgtcaggtcctgagtaaagagagtctgatgggacgttgttactgggaagtggagttgagaggaagagtttctgtagcagtcacatacaagaatatcagcagagcagggagctcatatgaatgttggtttgaaggtaatgacaaatcttgggcgttaTATTGTGAAAGTAACATTTATTACTTTTGGTACAACAATGtcagcactcctgtctcaggtcctcagtcctccagagtaggagtgtacctggatcacagagcaggtattctgtccttctacagcatctctgaaaccatgactctcctccacagagtccagaccacattcactcagcctctacatgctggactcaggTTTTATTATtatggagactctgctgagttgtgcaAACTGAactagacagaagtcattaacgagacagatgtttaacttgctgtgttttaaatcttcaacttgatttttattcatgctcgttgctgagatctgatcgtggtcacctgtcaatcaaactttatgggcggTCCTTTGACCTCTCctcgtctgttctgtaaatgtttgagtgtctttaagtgacactccttcctgtgtctgtttagccgtggactctttcactgctcaggatgacttttgttcacctgaactgacatttctctgcgtgaaaatatcaacttctctccactctccatgtttgattatttgtattcatacatttatatgctgttgtttctgttctgattcatgagtctgaagagagagagcagcaaacttttctttaatgttgattttctcttctcaccactttgtacatttgtagaaaatctataaaatcacacttaaagaaatgagttagtcagaataaatgttgttgttcatattcaaagtaaagtaaaaaaaaatgtcctctgaggtattttaaaactgtaatcctcctgattaaatcaataaggagataaatcattgttttctgtgagtggagattctgatcaaacaaactgattgtgtgaatgtgttcgaGAAATTATTGAACAAGAGacattgaacacactttactgatttaatgtttgaacaaactgaagtttgacatcctgaataaacacatgaacaaaatgttttcttctcgtcttcatTGTAGGGTGTCGTAAGAAGCTGATGGAGAGTCAAACTCAGtcactttgttcatgtgttggtgtttagagctgaagagtgtctgtcactcactctctgttcCTTCAGCTCTCCTCACTAAAAAAGATTTGCTTTTGAGGAATGAGCAGAGTTCTCTTTAACATGTTGAcgtctaaaaacattttgacagacttttctttcctatatttccaatgtgtcctgaatgcagcatcagaatcagaagaatcagaatcagctttattggccgcgtatgctttcacacacaaggaatttgacttcattaaaacaatactctctatgcacaaaaaggacaacattaaattacaacaataaacacaatgtaaGCAAAGACTAACACGTACAAGGCTCGATGAGAGAATAGTGCAGTGTTGGGTCGAGCAAACATGCTGAGATaacttataataaaatatatatatatgtaacagaTGAGTTCATTTACTTGAGGAAGAGttttaacagtatttacattgagcggtgtgattgattgatatcaagggaggataataatacagatgccttcctgcagagagtaaaaatcaccacaagagggcgccttAATCCTACTAACCAGGGATGTAAAGATCACCTGAActcagtttgtgcagaagagagtgatgtgaaaagaagtCAAACTACTTAAAGTTATTCACTAATTCTCTCTGATCTTCATTCATATACATCTGTCCCTGGATTCTGCTGCCATTCTTCTCCATATTACcaagtgtatttatgtcatttctaGTCAACAATACACTTATTAAAAgacacaatcacctgacaggtccagaaaaacctcttcaagatacaaaataaaacctggattgcttttaatctgtaaaaatattgctaatgcagcaagcaaatttaacttgtttaaatgttaaaaggtgtcatcaagtcaaatttgcataaatatattattttcacttttaacaagcagttcagacctttattttttttagttatatatcttgaaataagatgtttatccaGACTTTTCAGGTGACCATGGTTTACAATATGTGTATTGAGCTGCTTTTGACGTTATCAGGCTTCTTAGTAAGATTTTAGTGTTAATTGAGGCCTCACTTGGAGACTGAACCAGCTTATTTTAGGcatcacaaaataataaatccaattaaaaaggagagttttcagggaaataaatacattttttactaaattaaactgtgataaaagaaacaaaaagacaaactttcattCACTCAGGGTTTTAGGGATTAGAGAGTCGCGTATAAGAAGttcctctcttcactcagagtgATGGACGAGTGAGCGGCACACCTACCGATAtatatgacagaaaaataagctGGAAAATGACATTAACTatcaacagaaaagacagatgtaGATTGATGAAAGTAGAAATATAAGCtcagaaaatgataaagagtgaaatatagaGCCATCACGGAGcggttatttttaatgttttaaatatagctaataaatgtaaagaaatggcAGGCGTGGTTAAAGCTCTCTACATGGGAACAAGAAGGTATGATTTAGAGCTGCAACATAAGCCAATCAATCAATTAGTCAAAAGAAATTATgctatacattttaattaattataaaacattccagatgtttcagatttcagattctGAAATGCGAAGATTTCCTAATTTTCATGACTataaattaaatactttttaggttttgttctgttgttttggcCAGAAGAATACATTCAAAGATGTCacttcttcatctttctcttcctcgGCTCCAGGTTCTTCGAGTCCATCTTTTTGCACCAGAGCCTGGTGATGTTCCAGATCGACCAGAAGACGAAGGACTGCTCAAAGATCTCTCTGACCGAGGCCTGGGATCTCTTCGACATCCCAGCCAACTCCACCTTCGAGGACCAGTACATCATCGGAGGCCCCGGGGACAACGTGGAGGTCCAGGAGTGGTCGGACAGGAAGCCTGGCACGCCAGCGTAAAcctggtttttaaaatatttttgaaacacaacaccagaaaggacatgcacagacagaaagtcataatcaaagaaataagtCAGTATTAACTGCCagtgacagggatagtctcccactgtgaggtgcatatgtgaacatccAGGTCGAGAGAATATCCAGATcactcctcctgaaatgatgGCTTAGGGTGCAGCCAGCCTGACACCAAAATCAAACCTTCCAAATGACATAAAGTAGGTTTATCTGTGGTAAACACATTGTCAcaatccaggccatcagtggtgatggcaatggtgaatgtgtggtgTTGTGGCTAAACAAAGACCACCAACCAAAGTGAGtgttgacaagagagagagagagagactaagaaACCAGCTTATACACCAAGGCCCAGTCTGCCCAGGTGCAtgacattcaattcaattcaattcaatttatttgtatagcgtcaactcataacaagtgttatctcaagacactttacaaaaagcaggtaaaagaccttactctttgtctcttAACGTcacaaaaaagcaggtaaaaagaccttactcattgttatgttacaaaagagcaggtaaaaagaccttacttattgctatgttacaaagatccggcctatccatcatgagcaatttaacaaagcagcaaaagttacagtggtaagaaaaaagtggcttattaaaaggcagaaatcttcggccggatccccggctcatgacgaaacagccttcacaggactagactgcgccggggttggaaagggatagggggagagatgggataagatgcaggaagagggatagggagcaagggggtggggggaggcaaaccgtccatcaacaatttggtgggggggggggggggggttgttctggcaggctgtcaaccaacgatcttgaggagcctaagagagctcaagagctctcaggaaagtaggtggttagtgactgagatttacagatagatacatgcagtaatatgatgtactgtatatgcacagagagagagagatagagagagagagagaggagctcaaggtgccagttcccccggtatactaagcctatagcagcataactaagagctggtctacaccagcactaactataagatttatcaaaaaggaaagttttaagtctattcttaaaaatacagactgtgtccgcctcccggaccccggctggaaggcggttccagaggagaggagaccgataactgaaggctttacctcccatagtacacttagggactgtaggtaccactaccagcctgcactccgggaccaaaatgttctcgagggacagtacggcactagtagctccttaagataagatggtgcctggccatttagagctttgtaagtgagaagaaggatcttgaattctattctagactgtatagggagccagtgcagacaAGCCAAGACagtcgtaacaaggtttccgtTGGTGAACCTGCAGATGGATCATTACCGGTAGATCCctgcacccgaggccgcgtggcccctcggtgtcGGCAGCGGGTCATCACTCTCTCCCTCATCAAAGTAACTGGCTCCACCCCTTTCTACCTGAAGacaacctgagtggggagagatacaagacaacaggaggagcactgacACAGTCAGGGGTCGTCAGAACAGACTACGATCTTTTGCACTTCCATATCTGCTCAGTTTTTCAACACCTTGCGTTTAATGGAGGacatctgtgttaaaaacagttaaaggcttaatatgtgattattcacacttaaatgtagaaatcaagtatatcctctgaaaataactctgagagtcatgactgtctacaatgggtgtaacacccgagtcccactgtctgtgatgttttcagagtcctatcttcactttgtttacatcgccgggacggccggctgactcctcccctcacttataaaagttgtttaattgagggactagagaaaagaagaataacatactgtactcactgcttaactgtgtttctagatcacgctcatttcaggtaaatttacatgcagtgtgaagataccagcataataaagatcgctagcattagcatgctaacacaacaatgcagcacgagttgatttggtttcatgctggtgctcaagggcgacatctgctggatcaaaaaaattgcatataaagcctttaaacatcttttagattctgtggtaactttaaaacacaaagtgtccgtGCTGCTTGAATCCAGTGTTTGTGTACGTTCTTCCTgaagctgcttcacaataaaagtgaaGCTTCATCAGATTTAAGGAGCAACTTCTGCTGGATATGAACCTCCAGTTCCTCTTAGAGCTGCTGtgacctttttctcatctctccACCAGATGAGACCTGGGTGGGCGTTTACACCCTGAAGGACTGCTACCCCGTGCAGGAGACCTACGCCAGGAACAGCAGCGTCACCACCTCCACCCGCTTCTTCAACCTGCAGCTGGGCATCAGCGACCCCGACGTCTTCACCCCGCccagcacctgtcaatcagctcGGCCTGAGAGGATGTCGGAGTCCGGCTGCTGAATGCCCTCACCTTTAATCTTAAATACTTAAACGGGATAATCTCGCTGAATTCTTCTGTTACATAaatgtctgtgaggtcacaatCGTTTGTCTGATGAGTTAACACAAGAAGAGTTTTTATTCAGCAAAGATCTAATTAATGACTTCTGACGATGAAACTGTTTAAATGCTCctgtgactgtttgttttcttgagtTTGGAAGTTGTTTTTCCAGCTTTGGTGTGAATGCAGGAGTAAACCAGTTCTTTCAGTAAGCGCCGgctgtcacagaaacagcctatgAGTCACTTAGTtactgctggctgctgttttctattATTGATTCTAATAACATTTAATTCACTAACTACTTACGACTcgcttttgctgtttgtgtgagaagcttCAAATCAATGTGAGCATGACAAGAATGCCAATCTGTCCGTGGTCAGCCCCGCCCTGCATGCTCTGAGCGTGACAGAGTGTGGAGGCGGGGAGCAGGCTTCAGTGTTGCATACATACAAGCAGAATATttgaagacaagaggaagaattgCATTTATCTGCACAGAGAGGGCTCATCGTCATCACAagctgcttcagaaaacaccGGTGGCAGCAAAGTGACGCCTGCACAGTAAGCATTACAAATacgtttcccagcatgcaacacagacatttatgagtttaatgattgacttttatgaagcctgcattgcactttcacaacagagcaacctctaagctgctgtacaaacaacatgcagtacTGGGGGCAGAAAGCCTTCTCCAAACCCTCCGATTCAAAGAAGAGTTCatcttgtaaaatctgaaatgagaagtgtttttaaaagagaaatgttctctgttgtaaacaagtctccctccccctccctcttcttcctgctctcagacacagccagctccactctgactctatatttcctggttccctctcCTTTAGATCTACAAGTTGAGGATGGGTGTCACCAACAAGAGCTGAcgttcactgaacaaacacatgctgtgcagATCAGAGGTGGAGCTAGTCTGATTTCTcaggaagtgaaactcagacagtcgttgttaccgagaggagaaatggcgcagaaaggagttcaccTGGACCgggaggccttctcttgttccatctgtctggatctcctgaaggatccggtgactactacctgtggacacagttactgtatgaactgtattaaaagccactgggataaagaggatgagaagacaatctacagctgccctcagtgcagacaggacttcacaccgaggcctgtcctgaggaaaaacaccatgttagcagttttagtggaggagctgaagaagactggactccaagctgctcctgctgatcactgctatgctggacctgatgatgtggcctgtgatgtctgcaccgggaggaaactgaaagcctgtaagtcctgtctgcagtgtctggcctcttactgtgagaaacatctccagcctcattttgaagtagctccattaaagaaacacaagctggtggagccctccaagaagctccaggagaacgtctgctctcgtcataatGAGGagatgaaagtattttgtcgtactgatcagcagtctatctgtctcctctgtttaatggacgaacacaaaggtcatgacacagtctcagctgcagtagaaaggagcgagaagcagagagagctcgaggtgagtcgacaaaacatccagcagagaatccaggacagagagaaagatgtgaagctgcttcaacaggaggtggaggctatcaatggctctgctgataaaacagtagggaacagtgagaagagcttcactgagctgatccgtctcatggaggaaagacgctctgatgtgaagcagcaggtcagatcccagcagcaaactgaagtgagtcgagtcagagagcttcaggagaagctggagcaggagatcactgagctgaagaggagagacgttgaactggagaagctctcacacacagaagatcacaaccagtttctacacaactacccctcactgtcaccactcagtgaatctacacactcatccagcatcaagatccgtcctctgaggttctttgaggatgtgacagcagctgtgtcagaagtcagagataaactacaggacgtcctgagagagaaatggacaaacatctcacagacagtgactgaagtggatgttttactgtcaggaccagaaccagagcccaagaccagagctgagttcttcaaAAATTCATGTGACAGCactctggatccaaacacagcatacacacagctgttattatctgatgagaacagaaaagtaacattaatgagtaaacaacagtcttattctagtcacccagacagattcactcaTTAtcttcaggtcctgagtaaagagagtctgactggacgttgttactgggaagttgAGTTGAGAGGAAGAgtttctgtagcagtcacatacaagaatatcagcagagcagggagctcagatgaatgttggtttggacgtaatgacaaatcttggatGTTATATTGTGACAACAACAGTTATTACTTTTGGTACAACCATGTCaggactcctgtctcaggtcctcagtcctccagagtaggagtgtacctggatcacagagcaggtattctgtccttctacagcatctctgaaaccatgactctcctccacagagtccagaccacattcactcagcctctacatgctggactcaggTTTTAttctcctggagactctgctgagttgtgtaaactgaaatagacagaagtcattaacgagacagatgtttaacttgctgtgttttcaatcatcaacttgatttttattcatgctcgttgctgagatctgatcgtcgtcacctgtcaatcaaactttatgggcggTCCTTTGACCTCTCctcgtctgttctgtaaatgtttgagtgtctttcagtgacactccttcctgtgtctgttttgccgtggactctttcactgctcaggatgacttttgttcacctgaactgacatttctctgcgtgaaaatatcaacttctctccactctccatgtttgattatttgtattcatacatttatatgctgttgtttctgttctgattcatgagtctgaagagagagagcagcaaacttttctttaatgttgattttctcttctcaccactttgtacatttgtagaaaatctataaaatcacacttaaagaaatgagttagtcagaataaatgttgttgttcatattcaaagtaaagtaaaaaatgtcctctgaggtattttaaaactgtaatcctcctgattaaatcaataaggagTTAAATCATcgttttctgtgagtggagattctgatcaaacaaactgattgtgtgaatgtgttcatgaaatgattgaacaagagacattgaacacactttactgatttaatgtttgaacaaactgaagtttgacatcctgaataaacacaagaacaaaatgttttcttctcgtcttcatTGCAGGGTGTCGTAAGAAGCTGATGGAGAGTCAAACTCAGtcactttgttcatgtgttggtgtttagagctgaagagcgtctgtcactcactctctgttcCTTCAGCTCTCCTCACTAAAAAAGATTTGCTTTTGAGGAATGAGCAGAGttctctttaacattttgacgtctaaaaacattttgacagacttttctttcctatatttccaatgtgtcctgaatgcagcatcagaatcagaagaatcagaatcagctttattggccgcgtatgctttcacacacaaggaatttgacttcattaaaacaatactctctatgcacaaaaaggacaacattaaattacaacaataaacacaatgtaaGCAAAGACTAACACGTACAAGGCTCGATGAGAGAATAGTGCAGTGTTGGGTCGAGCAAACATGCTGAGATAACttgtaataaaatatatatatatatatgtaacagaTGAGTTCATTTACTTGAGGAAGAGttgtaacagtatttacattgagcggtgtgattgattgatatcaAGGGAGGATAATAATACAGATGCTTTCCTGCAGAGAGTAAAAATCACCACAGGAGGGCGCCTTCATCCTACTAACCAGGGTTGTAAAGATCACCTGAActcagtttgtgcagaagagagtgatgtgaaaagaagtCAAACTACTTAAAGTTATTCACTCATTCCCTCTGAtcttgttaggtgggggttatttctgtatgagatggacaattatgtaattgtgaaacagactgtggatcatctcagatttattcagccatggtcagacaacacagaaacacaacacacatggctgacaaagtgcagaccatcgctgacccatgctgaccaagatctcacaatcattgacaatcattggcaaagtggccatcatgggcaaaatggcaaaatggcaaaatggcaaaatcttcatcacacagtgttgcttatattctgctagaaggtacagcccacaaattcctttccatttgggtacatcactataaaacaataaagatgacatgacactgatttgtatacgtaacagatgtagactcagTGTagacagttgctgacaacatatagttggctcctatccatttatagatctgctactacttaggtgcttcacccatataaggttaacgcttcacagacccaaaagaagaattactgtgagatggttgacacaatttaaagatatgtccacaaaattgtcaagatgaatgaatctatgaaaatacgtactaacagattttcattcatatacatctgtccctggattctgctgccattcttctccatattaccaagtgtatttatgtcatttctaGTCAACAATACACTTATTAAAagccacaatcacctgacaggtccagaaaaacctcttcaagatacaaaataaaacctggattgcttttaatctgtaaaaatgttgctaatgcagcaagcaaatttaacttgtttaaatgttaaaaggtgtcatcaagtcaaatttgcataaatatattattttcacttttaacaagcagttcagacctttattttttttagttatatatctttaaataagatgtttatccaGACTTTACAGGTG from the Labrus bergylta chromosome 4, fLabBer1.1, whole genome shotgun sequence genome contains:
- the LOC136179037 gene encoding tripartite motif-containing protein 16-like, which translates into the protein MAQKGVQLDREAFSCSICLDLLKDPVTTTCGHSYCMNCIKSHWDKEDEKTIYSCPQCRQDFTPRPVLRKNTMLAVLVEELKKTGLQAAPADHCYAGPEDVACDVCTGRKLKACKSCLQCLASYCEKHLQPHFEVAPLKKHKLVEPSKKLQENVCSRHNEEMKVFCRTDQQSICLLCLMDEHKGHDTVSAAAERSEKQRELGVSRQNIQQRIQDREKDVKLLQQEMEAINGSADKTVGNSEKIFTELIRLMEKRRSDVKQQVRSQQQTEVSRVRELQEKLEQEITELKRKDAELEKLSHTEDHNQFLHDYPSLSPLSESTHSSSIKIRPLRYFEDVTAAVSEVRDKLQDVLREKWTNISQTVTEVDVLLSEPENMTRAEFLKYSCDITLDPNTAQTLLLLSDENRKVTLMTEHQSYSSHPDRFTDWCQVLSKESLMGRCYWEVELRGRVSVAVTYKNISRAGSSYECWFEGNDKSWALYCESNIYYFWYNNVSTPVSGPQSSRVGVYLDHRAGILSFYSISETMTLLHRVQTTFTQPLHAGLRFYYYGDSAELCKLN
- the LOC136179035 gene encoding tripartite motif-containing protein 16-like, with translation MAQKGVHLDREAFSCSICLDLLKDPVTTTCGHSYCMNCIKSHWDKEDEKTIYSCPQCRQDFTPRPVLRKNTMLAVLVEELKKTGLQAAPADHCYAGPDDVACDVCTGRKLKACKSCLQCLASYCEKHLQPHFEVAPLKKHKLVEPSKKLQENVCSRHNEEMKVFCRTDQQSICLLCLMDEHKGHDTVSAAVERSEKQRELEVSRQNIQQRIQDREKDVKLLQQEVEAINGSADKTVGNSEKSFTELIRLMEERRSDVKQQVRSQQQTEVSRVRELQEKLEQEITELKRRDVELEKLSHTEDHNQFLHNYPSLSPLSESTHSSSIKIRPLRFFEDVTAAVSEVRDKLQDVLREKWTNISQTVTEVDVLLSGPEPEPKTRAEFFKNSCDSTLDPNTAYTQLLLSDENRKVTLMSKQQSYSSHPDRFTHYLQVLSKESLTGRCYWEVELRGRVSVAVTYKNISRAGSSDECWFGRNDKSWMLYCDNNSYYFWYNHVRTPVSGPQSSRVGVYLDHRAGILSFYSISETMTLLHRVQTTFTQPLHAGLRFYSPGDSAELCKLK